The Chroicocephalus ridibundus chromosome 2, bChrRid1.1, whole genome shotgun sequence genome includes a region encoding these proteins:
- the LOC134511872 gene encoding transcription initiation factor TFIID subunit 4-like, whose product MDVKSLPLQILVFTSTASFCETRKQPRLPAQASRRRKVKAGPIYLDPAGPRTGDSQGPAPPPRPGPPPAAPHRAPPPPGSLGPGAPAALLPRKPGSGIVSAGPAASGPGRLPCAPAEPAPALPPRPRPRPAALRRGTRRPGMEGDGRGVIPIAPRIPRRCWKSPAAARGRKVWHSWVGDPRLPQVMAAILTGPSRRESGEGLPRGQAAYIYMHTYIKCRHTHKCHALAC is encoded by the exons ATGGATGTCAAATCGTTGCCTTTGCAGATTTTAGTATTTACaag CACTGCCTCTTTCTGCGAGACCAGGAAACAGCCCCGGCTACCAGCCCAGGCAAGCCGAAGGAGAAAGGTAAAAGCCGGACCGATCTACCTGGATCCTGCGGGGCCGCGCACAGGCGACTCGCAGGGGCCCgcacctcccccccgccccgggccgccccccgccgccccgcaccgcgccccgccgccgcccggcagcctCGGCCCTGGCGCCCCGGCAGCGCTGCTGCCGCGAAAACCTGGATCTGGCATCGTCTCGGCGGGACCCGCGGCCTCTGGGCCCGGCCGCCTTCCCTGCGCCCCGGCGGAGCCGGCCCCGGCtctacccccccgcccccgaccccGGCCTGCGGCCTTGCGGCGGGGGACGCGGCGccctgggatggagggggacggGCGGGGGGTTATCCCGATCGCTCCCCGCATTCCTCGGCGGTGCTGGAAGAGCCCGGCTGCGGCCAGGGGAAGGAAGGTTTGGCACTCCTGGGTCGGAGATCCCAGGCTGCCACAggtgatggctgccatcctgactGGCCCCAGCAGGCGGGAAAGCGGCGAGGGTCTGCCAAGAGGGCAGGCTGcgtacatatatatgcacacctATATAAAATGCAGGCATACGCACAAATGCCACGCGTTGGCTTGCTAA